AGAGCTGAGCTGGAAGAAATTCAGTGAGATTATTTTTAAAACAGCCAATGCCTTAAAGGAAGCAGGAGTTCAGGAAGACGATAAAGTTGCTATTTATTCAGACAATTCATCTGAATGGATGATTATGGATCTGGCTGCAATGGCTATAGGAGCGATTACCGTTCCTATTTATTCTACGAATAATGCTGAGCAGGCAGAATATATCATAAAAGATTCCGGAGCTAAGGTAGTTTTGGTAGGAAATCAAATGCAGTATGATGCCTGTCTGGAACTTTTACACAAAGAGGATAACCATCTTGAAACCATTATTATTGCTAAAAAAGCAGTATGGATCAAGAAAGAATTCAATAGTTTTTATCTTGAAGACTTTATCGCAAAATCTTCTTCAGAACTGGAGATCTGTAAGAAAGAAGATGAAGATACAGCAACACTTATCTATACTTCCGGAACTACGGGAACACCCAAAGGTGTTATGCTTACCCATGGTAATTTCATCAAAGCATTTGATTCTCACTTTGAATTTTTTAAGTTTAAAAACTTTGAAGAAGAACTTTCATTGGCGTTTCTGCCTTTAAGTCACGTTTTTGAAAGAAGCTGGAGTCTATTATGTCTTTACGGAGGAGCAAGAGTGTACTTCCTTGAAGATCCGAAAAATGTAGCCAAAGCTTTGGAAGAAGTAAAGCCAACTGCGATGTGCGCAGTACCGAGGTTCTTCCAGAAAGTATATGCCGGAGTGTTAGAAAAGGCAGAAGAAGGATCATCTTTCAAGAAAAAGATTTTTGACTGGGCTTTGAAAACAGGGTGGGAAACTGCAGAATTAAGAAGAAATGAGAAACCGATTCCTTTTGGATTAAAAATAAAAGAATCCATTGCCGATATGCTGGTCTTCAGTAAGATCAAGAATAAAATGGGGGGAAGACTATGGTTTTTGCCTTGTGGAGGGGCTTCGTTATCACCTGAAGTAACCCGGTTCTTTGAGTCGGTGGGAATTCACGTTACTGTTGGATATGGATTAACAGAAACTACAGCTACTTTGACTCTTTTCCCTTTAACGCATTTTGAACATGCTACGAGCGGAAAACCATTACCGGGGGTAGAAATCCGTATCGGAGAAAGTGATGAGATCCAGGCCAGAGGAAATGGAATTATGAAAGGGTATTATAACAGATCTGAAGAAACTCAAAAAGTATTTACGGAAGACGGCTGGTTTAAAACCGGTGATGCAGGTAAAATTGATGATAAAGGTAACCTGATTATTACAGACCGACTTAAGGATCTGATGAAGACTTCTAACGGAAAATATATTGCTCCACAACAGATTGAAAACCTTCTGACCAATAATAATTTCATTCAGCAGATCATGCTGGTTGCAGAAGGAAGACAGTTTGTTTCTGCCTTAATCGTTCCGAATTTTGAATTCTTACAGGATTATATTAAAAAGAATAATATTCCTTTTACAAATTGGGGAGATGCGGTAAAAAATGAAAAAATAATCAGTCTTTATAAAGAAAAAATTAAGGAGCTGCAACATCAGCTTGCCGATTATGAGAAAGTGAAAAAATTCACCCTGATGCCGGCAGAATTTGACATTAATACTGGAGAAATCACACCCACATTGAAAGTGAAAAGAAATGTAGTTCTTAAAAAATATGCAGATATTATAGAGAAGATGTATTGATAGACTTGTCAACTACAAAAAATGCGAAAGCAAGCTTTAAATACTTAAGTTGTATCACTTAAATTAAACTATGACAACATCATTTATAGGAAAAGAAAATTTCACCATTCATACACAAACGGTTTCAGAGAGCTGCCCTTCTAATATTGCTTTGATTAAATATTGGGGGAAATATGACAATCAGATTCCAGCCAATCCTAGTATCAGTTATACTTTAAATCATTGTAAAACCAATACTACGATGGAATTTTCGGCTAATGAGCCTTTTTCTGTACAAACCTTTTTATCAGGAAATGAAGAGGTGAAATTTGCTGAAAAGATTGAAAAATACTTCAAAAATATTGAGCAGTATCTTCCATGGATTTTAAAAGGAAAATACATCATCAGAACAGAGAATACATTCCCACACAGTTCCGGGATTGCAAGTTCTGCTTCGGGATTCGGAGCTATAGCTAAATGTCTGATGGCATTAGATGAAACATTTACTGGAAAAGCTTCTGAAGAAGAATCTCTGAGAAAAGCTTCATTTTTAGCCAGATTAGGAAGCGGAAGTGCATGCAGAAGTTTATACAACGGATTGATCGTCTGGGGAGAAACAGAAGAGGTTCAGGGAAGCTCTGATTTATTTGCTGTAGAATATCCTGAGACTGAAATTCATGAGGTATTCAAAAATTTCAATGATTGGGTGTTATTGATCCATGAAGGGCAGAAAAGCGTTTCTTCAACAGTAGGGCATGGTTTGATGAAGACCAATCCGTATGCAGAAAGAAGATTCCAGGAGGCAAGGGAAAACTTTGTTCCGATGAAGGAAATTCTGAAAAGCGGAGATATGGAACGTTTTATCAAATTGGTAGAACATGAAGCACTTACTCTTCATGCCATGATGATGATGAGCGATCCTGCTTTTATATTGATGAAAACAGGAACATTGGAGGTCATCAATAAAATATGGGATTTTAGAAGAGATACTGGTTTACCATTATTCTTTACCTTGGACGCAGGTGCGAACGTACACCTTTTATTCCCGGGGGATGATTCGGAAGAGCTGATCAAAGCATTTATAGAAACTGAATTACTACAACACACTCAAAAGAATGGGGTAGTGAAGGATGTAATGAAGTTTTAAAAACAGACATAATATTCAATAGGTGGGCTTTTGCTCACCTATTTTGTTAATCTTCAGTGACTACAGCATCGCGTTCGCCGTCTTCCTGCTTTCCTTCCTTTATCATTTTTTCGGCTTCAGCTTTTTCTTCAGAGTTGGCTGTTTCTACCAGTTCCTCTTGTTCATCATTGTGATGGTCTATGAAAAACTCACAGTATACCGGCAAGTGATCTGATCCAAAATTTTCCAATGTTTTCAACTGTTTGATGAAAATATCTTCACTGTGAAACATGAGGTCAATAGGAAATCTTAAAAGGCGGTATCGGGCATGAAACGTAGAAACGAAAGAATGTCCGATTCTCGGATCAATCAGATGGCTTATTTTTCTGAAAAGCACGGATGACCTTGACCAAGCAACATTATTGAAATCTCCCACAACAATAACCGGTTTTTTGATATCTTTTACCCTTTTGGCAGTGCTTAGAAGATCGCCGTCTCTTTCCTTGGAAGTTTCCTCCTCTGTAGGGCTTGGTGGTGGTGGATGAACTCCAAAGAAAACAAAAGAAAAACCATCATTTGTTTCCATGTGTACCTCGATGCTCGGAATATCATCTGCTACAAAATAATGAGTTCTGGCTTCCTTGATTTCAATTCTTGAATAGAAGTGCATTCCATAAGTGTTTTCAAGAGTTACTTTGTGCTGGTAGGGATATTTCTTTTCCAGATTCCTCATTGCTTTTTCCCAATCGCTATTGCTTTCCATGGTCATGAAAAAATCAGGCTCATATTTTTCAATAAGTTTAGAAAACCTTTCATATTCATTATTGAACTGATACACATTGGCTGAAACAAAATGGAGTTTTTCCGAGGATTTGTAACGGTGTCTATGTTTTTTTACAGGATAGAACCGAGTATATTTAATGAGGGTTTGACTGTGATAAACAAATAAAACAAACAGAAACCCCTGATAATACCATAAATATTCTGTAGAATCAATTATAAACCCTAATAGAAAAGTAAAAAATATAAGATAAGTGACCTGTATTTTAGCAAATTCGGGAACCCGGAATATCCAGTGAGAATGCTGAATTTTTGGTAGTATAGTGAAGACCAATAAAAGTATGGTCAGAATCATATAAATAATCCACATATAAAAATTCTTTGGCTGAAATAATTTTGTTACAATTTAAGAAAAATGAATTTTAAAATCTCATAACCAATTTAAATTTTAGGTAATTATATACAATTTTACACTAATGCGGTTATCTTATTACTATAACTCTATCATTCTGAATACAGATTGAAGATCTGCGAACGTAGTTCAGAAGTGAAATGAAGAATCTAAGCGATATTATGAGATTCTTCCTTCGTCAGAAATCAAAGATTCGATGTAGTCAATGACAGTGATGTAAAATTGTATAGAGCCACTAAATTTTATTTTACCTATTTTAGTTACCTAAACCTGTTTCTTATGAATAAAATAGCAGCAATTCTTTTCGTATTCAGCAGCTTCTGTTTCGGACAACAGTATCAGGAAATTGAGAAACCTATCCGCAGTCTGTTTCTTGGCATGAAAAATGCTGATTCTGAGCTTGTAAAAACAGCCTTTGCTGACAATGCCATGATGCAGACCATTACAAAAGAGGGTATGGTGAAAAGTGATAGTCTACAGGACTTCATAGCAAGTGTTTCTAAGTTTACACAGGATGATCTGGATGAAAGAATTACGATAGAAGCTGTGCATACAGATGGGCATCTGGCAAGTGTATTTACGCCTTATAGCTTTTATCTGAAAGGGAAATTATCCCATTGTGGAGCCAATAGTTTTCAATTGGTGAAACAAAATGGTGAATGGAAAATTCAATATGTTATTGATACCAGAAGAAAGGATCAGTGTAAAGAAATAAAATAATAGAATTTTAATTATTCAGGAAAAAAAATGAAAATCCATCATATTGCCATTATTGGCTCAGACTACGAAACATCAAAGCAATTTTATACGGAGGTTTTAGGATTACAGGTTGTCCGTGAAGTCTATCGTGAAGAAAGACAATCTTATAAACTTGATTTGGCTATTGGAGAGCATTATGTCATTGAGCTGTTCTCTTTTCCGAATCCACCTGCACGTCCTTCACGTCCTGAAGCCTGTGGGTTGAGACATCTTGCTTTTTCTGTAGAAAATGTAACGGAAAAACGAAATGAATTGATAGAGAAAGGACTCAACTGTGAGGAGATCCGTATTGATGAGTTCACAGGAAAAGAATTTTTCTTTACCCAGGACCCGGACCAGCTGCCGTTGGAGTTTTATGAAATGTAATTAGTGGGCGTAACCTGCAAAAAAACTAACCGCCATAATCGCTAAAACAATGGAGGAAATGAATACATATATGTAATCTTTTTCCTTTAAATAGCCTATTAGAGCGAAGATAATTCTCATCAGCGGAGTGACGATCAATAAAAGAATTCCCAGTTGAATAATAGCCATTCCTTCCCCTTTGCATAAAGAGTCCCAAAAGTGGCTCCAGACCTTCTCAGAAGAAGTTCCCACTACAAGGCTGGTATATTTTTTAGGCATTTCAAAACCTTCTGTAAAAAGTTTGATAAAACCGATGAGTGAGGTAGCCACAGACAGAATGACACCCAGTCTTAGGAGATTTCCTACGGAGCGGTTCAGATCGACATCTGTAAAATTCTTTTTCATTATCTGAAGCTTTTGTTGATACCGTTATACATCATATAGACCGAAAGGATTGTAATCACAATGGCAAAGAATACCTTTAGTTTTTTAGTTTTGGATACCATCAAGGTTTTAGATCCTATAAAACTTCCAATCACTACTCCTATCAGTACAGGAGCTGCAATTACAGGAATAATTTCACCTCGCTGGAAATAAATCAGTGCACTGGCAACAGCCGTTACCCCAATCATAAAATTACTGGTGGTTGTAGAAACTTTGAATGGCAGTTTCATCATATTGTCCATAGCCAATACCTTTAATGCACCAGACCCAATACCTAAAAGCCCGGACATTGCTCCGGCAAACATCATCATTAGAAATCCAGGAACTGTATTTCTTGCAGAGTAATTTTTTAATATCCCTTTATCCGGAAAAGTTCCGTAAAGTTTTAGTTTCTCTTCCAGACTTCCATGGATCAAAGGTTCCTGATGGTCAGGTTTTCCTTTAAGGTTTAAAATAACCGTTAAAAGAAGAATACTTGCGAAAATAATTCCAATGGTATTCGGATTAAGCATCCCGGAAACTAAAGCCCCTACAATAGCTCCAGCCGTAGTGGCAATTTCGAGAAACATACCGATTCTCATATTCGTAAAGCCTTCTTTTACAAAAGCAACTGCTGCACCGGAAGAAGTTCCGATCACAGAAATGAGTGATGCACCGATAGCATAATGCATTGGAACACCGAATCCCAGCGTTAATAAAGGAATAATGATAACCCCTCCTCCAAGCCCTGTAAGTGAGCCTAATAGGCCCGCAGAAATGGCGCCAAAGAAGAGTATGATGATTTCTGACATACTACAATTAATGTTACAAATATAAAATTATTGTAGTAGTCTGCCAAACATTTGAAAAAGATAAATTTAACGTATTTTTGTATGCATGAAAAATGAAATGAAATTATTTTATGTGATCCTTGGGGCAACTCCCAAAGGAAGAAACATAGAGCAGCATGACGTGTTTTTTGGAATTGCTGAAAGTCTGAAGGACTTGATTCCAGATATGAAAGCCTTTTGGAAGGAGGCAGAAGGAAAGATTCACCTTGACTGTTATCAGGAAGTAAGATTTGCTGATGGTTATGAAGTGAAGATCGTTGAAAAAGGAGAATCTTCATCAGAAGACCAACTGTTCTTTCTTAATTTGGGAGGATATAAGCCCGGTTTTTTTGAAGAATTTCATGAACAACACCTGATGGTAGGACAATCGATGGGAGAGATCGTGAAAAGAGCAAAAGCAACGGAATTCTATAAGACTATGGGATTTGAAGGAGCAGTAAGCCATATTGATGATAAGCATGGGGTAGATATTGATGATATTTTTAATGTGAGTGATATTCTTCCGGAAGCTATGAAAGAAAAATATTCTATTGTTCTTACAAAATCGGATGCTGAAAATCAGGAGAACTCTATGGGACTGGGATATTTAAA
This Chryseobacterium sp. G0162 DNA region includes the following protein-coding sequences:
- a CDS encoding AMP-dependent synthetase/ligase; this encodes MNLAEAIILKNVEKHPIKGAIGFKKKEEAWKELSWKKFSEIIFKTANALKEAGVQEDDKVAIYSDNSSEWMIMDLAAMAIGAITVPIYSTNNAEQAEYIIKDSGAKVVLVGNQMQYDACLELLHKEDNHLETIIIAKKAVWIKKEFNSFYLEDFIAKSSSELEICKKEDEDTATLIYTSGTTGTPKGVMLTHGNFIKAFDSHFEFFKFKNFEEELSLAFLPLSHVFERSWSLLCLYGGARVYFLEDPKNVAKALEEVKPTAMCAVPRFFQKVYAGVLEKAEEGSSFKKKIFDWALKTGWETAELRRNEKPIPFGLKIKESIADMLVFSKIKNKMGGRLWFLPCGGASLSPEVTRFFESVGIHVTVGYGLTETTATLTLFPLTHFEHATSGKPLPGVEIRIGESDEIQARGNGIMKGYYNRSEETQKVFTEDGWFKTGDAGKIDDKGNLIITDRLKDLMKTSNGKYIAPQQIENLLTNNNFIQQIMLVAEGRQFVSALIVPNFEFLQDYIKKNNIPFTNWGDAVKNEKIISLYKEKIKELQHQLADYEKVKKFTLMPAEFDINTGEITPTLKVKRNVVLKKYADIIEKMY
- a CDS encoding diphosphomevalonate/mevalonate 3,5-bisphosphate decarboxylase family protein; translated protein: MTTSFIGKENFTIHTQTVSESCPSNIALIKYWGKYDNQIPANPSISYTLNHCKTNTTMEFSANEPFSVQTFLSGNEEVKFAEKIEKYFKNIEQYLPWILKGKYIIRTENTFPHSSGIASSASGFGAIAKCLMALDETFTGKASEEESLRKASFLARLGSGSACRSLYNGLIVWGETEEVQGSSDLFAVEYPETEIHEVFKNFNDWVLLIHEGQKSVSSTVGHGLMKTNPYAERRFQEARENFVPMKEILKSGDMERFIKLVEHEALTLHAMMMMSDPAFILMKTGTLEVINKIWDFRRDTGLPLFFTLDAGANVHLLFPGDDSEELIKAFIETELLQHTQKNGVVKDVMKF
- a CDS encoding endonuclease/exonuclease/phosphatase family protein — encoded protein: MWIIYMILTILLLVFTILPKIQHSHWIFRVPEFAKIQVTYLIFFTFLLGFIIDSTEYLWYYQGFLFVLFVYHSQTLIKYTRFYPVKKHRHRYKSSEKLHFVSANVYQFNNEYERFSKLIEKYEPDFFMTMESNSDWEKAMRNLEKKYPYQHKVTLENTYGMHFYSRIEIKEARTHYFVADDIPSIEVHMETNDGFSFVFFGVHPPPPSPTEEETSKERDGDLLSTAKRVKDIKKPVIVVGDFNNVAWSRSSVLFRKISHLIDPRIGHSFVSTFHARYRLLRFPIDLMFHSEDIFIKQLKTLENFGSDHLPVYCEFFIDHHNDEQEELVETANSEEKAEAEKMIKEGKQEDGERDAVVTED
- a CDS encoding nuclear transport factor 2 family protein, with the protein product MNKIAAILFVFSSFCFGQQYQEIEKPIRSLFLGMKNADSELVKTAFADNAMMQTITKEGMVKSDSLQDFIASVSKFTQDDLDERITIEAVHTDGHLASVFTPYSFYLKGKLSHCGANSFQLVKQNGEWKIQYVIDTRRKDQCKEIK
- a CDS encoding VOC family protein yields the protein MKIHHIAIIGSDYETSKQFYTEVLGLQVVREVYREERQSYKLDLAIGEHYVIELFSFPNPPARPSRPEACGLRHLAFSVENVTEKRNELIEKGLNCEEIRIDEFTGKEFFFTQDPDQLPLEFYEM
- a CDS encoding DUF1634 domain-containing protein, whose product is MKKNFTDVDLNRSVGNLLRLGVILSVATSLIGFIKLFTEGFEMPKKYTSLVVGTSSEKVWSHFWDSLCKGEGMAIIQLGILLLIVTPLMRIIFALIGYLKEKDYIYVFISSIVLAIMAVSFFAGYAH
- a CDS encoding sulfite exporter TauE/SafE family protein; this encodes MSEIIILFFGAISAGLLGSLTGLGGGVIIIPLLTLGFGVPMHYAIGASLISVIGTSSGAAVAFVKEGFTNMRIGMFLEIATTAGAIVGALVSGMLNPNTIGIIFASILLLTVILNLKGKPDHQEPLIHGSLEEKLKLYGTFPDKGILKNYSARNTVPGFLMMMFAGAMSGLLGIGSGALKVLAMDNMMKLPFKVSTTTSNFMIGVTAVASALIYFQRGEIIPVIAAPVLIGVVIGSFIGSKTLMVSKTKKLKVFFAIVITILSVYMMYNGINKSFR
- a CDS encoding DUF1543 domain-containing protein yields the protein MKLFYVILGATPKGRNIEQHDVFFGIAESLKDLIPDMKAFWKEAEGKIHLDCYQEVRFADGYEVKIVEKGESSSEDQLFFLNLGGYKPGFFEEFHEQHLMVGQSMGEIVKRAKATEFYKTMGFEGAVSHIDDKHGVDIDDIFNVSDILPEAMKEKYSIVLTKSDAENQENSMGLGYLKIDKIQ